In Mycobacterium sp. ITM-2016-00317, the genomic window CAAACCGCTGCCGTTCCTGTTCCCGCTGACCAACCGGGGGTGGGAGCGGCCCTACATCGCGGCCGGGATCTTCCTCTACGACCAGCTCGGCGGCGCGAAATCGGTTCCGCCGCAGAAACATCTGACCCGGGCGGGGGCGCTGCGGCTGTGTCCCGGGCTCAAGCGCAGCTCGCTGATCGGCGGAATCCGGTACTACGACACCGTCGTCGACGACGCCAGGCACACGATGACGGTCGCGCGCACTGCGGCGCACTACGGCGCGGTGGTGCGCACCTCGACGCAGGTGGTGGCGATGCTGCGGGAAGGCGATCGGGTCACCGGTGTGCGGGTGCGCGACTCCGAAGACGGTTCGGTCACCGAGGTGCGCGGCCATGTGGTCGTCAACGCGACCGGGGTGTGGACCGACGAGATCCAGGCTCTGTCCAAGCAGCGAGGCCGGTTTCGGGTGCGGGCGTCCAAGGGCGTGCACATCGTGGTGCCGCGCGACCGGATCGTCAGCGAGGTCGCGATCATCCTGCGCACCGAGAAGTCGGTGCTGTTCGTGATCCCGTGGGGCACGCACTGGATCATCGGCACCACCGACACCGACTGGAACCTCGACCTCGCGCACCCCGCCGCGACGAAGGCCGACATCGACTACATCCTGGGCCACGTCAACAAGGTGCTCGCCACCCCGCTGAGCCACGACGACATCGACGGCGTGTATGCCGGGTTGCGCCCACTGCTGGCCGGGGAGAGCGAGGAGACCTCGAAGCTGTCCCGCGAGCACGCGGTCGCGGTGCCGGCTCCCGGCCTGGTGGCCATCGCCGGCGGCAAGTACACCACCTACCGGGTGATGGGTCAGGACGCGATCGACGCGGCCGCGGAGTTCGTCCCGACCCGGGTGGCGACGTCGATCACCGAGAAGGTGCCGCTGCTGGGGGCCGACGGTTACTTCGCGATGGTCAACCAAACCCAAAGTGTCGGTGCGTATTACGGCCTGCATCCGTACCGGGTGCGGCATCTGTTGGACCGGTACGGCTCGCTGATCGGAGAGGTGCTCTCGCTGGCAGACAGCAGGCCGGAACTGCTCGAGCCGATCACCGAGGCGCCGGTGTACCTGAAGGTGGAGGCCGCGTACGCCGCGGTCGCGGAGGGCGCGCTGCACCTGGAGGACATTCTCGCGCGGCGGATGCGGATCTCCATCGAGTACCCGCACCGGGGTGTGGACTGTGCCCGTGAGGTCGCCGAAGTGGTTGCGCCCGTGCTGGGTTGGAGTGCCGAGGACGTCGACCGCGAAGTCGGGACCTACCTGGCCCGCGTCGAGGCCGAGGTGCTGTCGCAGACCCAGCCCGACGACGAGTCCGCCGACGCGTTGCGCGTGGCCGCCCCGGAGGCGCGTGCGGAGATCCTCGAGCCGGTGCCGCTCAATTGAGGCGGCCCGCACCGCTTCCGGTGCGCGACGGGCTCGGCCCTGCGCGGGTGCGGTTGCGTGGCGGTGCGGTGCTGGTGGAGTTCGCCGACCGGTTCGGTGAGGCCGCCGCGCAGAAGGTGCTCGACGGCGAGGTGTTCACCGCCGACGGTGAGGTCGTGGGCGCGGGCACTGTGCTGCAACCCAATTCGGTGGTCTACCTGTACCGCGACCTCCCCGACGAGGTGCCGGTGCCGTTCGACATGCCGATCGTGTACCGGGACGAGAACGTCGTCGTCGTCGACAAGCCGCACTTCCTGTCCACGATGCCGCGCGGCAGCCACGTCGCCGAGACCGCGCTGGTGCGGCTGCGCCGCGAGCTCGACGTGCCCGAACTCAGCCCCGCGCACCGGCTGGACCGGTTGACCGCCGGGGTGCTGGTGTTCACCACCCGGCGCACGGTCCGTGGGGCGTACCAGACGATGTTCGCGCGCGGGGAGGTGACCAAGACCTATCTCGCGCGATCGTCGGCGCCGACCACCGGGCGCGAGTTCCCGGTGACGGCACGCAGCCGGATCGTCAAGCGCCGGGGTCTGCTGCAGGCCGTGGAGGAGCCGGGGGAGCCGAACGCCGAGACGGTGGTGGAGTTTCTCGGCGACGGTCGTTATCGGCTCACGCCCAGGACCGGACGCACCCACCAGCTGCGGGTGCACATGAACTCGCTCGGGCTGCCGATCGACGGGGATCCGCTCTACCCCGACGTCCTGGAGGTGGCGGTTGGCGACTTCTCGACGCCGCTGAAACTGCTCGCGCAGACGTTGGAGTTCACGGATCCGATCACGGGCTTGCGGCGGCGGTTCACCAGCGAGCGGAGCCTGTGAGCGTGCGCTCAGATCGCGACTCCCCTCGAAGATCGCTCCATCGCGATCTGAGCGCACACAGACGCCGGCGGAGCGGCCTGCGCTCCCGTGTCTCGTGCGTCGCCCGGCGCCCCGGCGTCGCACACTTCTGAAATGTACTTGATCTGTCAATAATTCGCTGCCCGGATTGTGCGTCATCGTCAACAGGGGTCTGACTAGGCATTGTTTCCGCGAAGGTGGATGTTCGGCACTTTGCGCGCCGACAGGTGCCTCCCGGCAATCCCGGCACCGGAAGCGTGCCGGACGGCGGACCCGCGGCGTCCTGTGTAGATGGATTCAAATCGTCCGGAGGCGGTCGGTGAGGGCAAATCGGGCGGGCTGTCCGGTCGCGCCGGGCACCCCGCGCCGGAGCCGGGCTCGTTCCGGGTGGCTGGGACGGGGCTGTCACAATCGCGTGATGTGGATTACACCGGCGCACAACATTGACGGGGGCATCGGCGAGGGTGGGTGGAGCTGATGGACCGGACCTCTTTCGACCGGCTGTTCGACATGACGGATCGGACCGTCGTCGTCACCGGCGGTACCCGCGGGATCGGGCTGGCGCTGGCCGAGGGCTACGTGCTGGCCGGTGCCCGCGTCGTGGTGGCCAGTCGCAAGGCTGAGGCCTGCGAGAAGGCCGCGCAGCATCTGCGCGAGCTGGGCGGCTCGGCGATCGGGGTGCCCACCCACCTCGGCGAGGTTGAGGACCTCGGCGCGCTCGTCGAACGCACGGTCGCCGAGTTCGGCGGGCTGGACGTGGTGGTCAACAATGCCGCGAACCCGCTGGCGCAGCCCTTCGGGCAGATGACCGGCGACGCGCTGACGAAGTCGTTCGAGGTCAACCTGCGCGGCCCGGTGCTGCTGGTGCAGGAAGCGCTGCCGCATCTGAAGGCCAGCGAGCACGCCGCCGTGCTGAACATGGTGTCGGTCGGCGCGTTCATCTTCGCCCCGATGCTGTCGATCTATGCGTCGATGAAGGCCGCGATGATGTCGTTCACCCGGTCGATGGCCGCGGAGTTCGTGCAGCACGGCATCCGGGTCAACGCGCTGGCGCCCGGACCGGTGGACACCGACATGATGCGCAAGAACCCGCAGGCGGCCATCGACGGGATGGTCGGCGGCACGCTGCTGGGCCGTCTGGCCAGCGCCGACGAAATGGTCGGTCCCGCTTTGCTTCTCACCTCGGATGCGGGAAGTTACATCACCGGACAGGTGATCATCGCCGACGGCGGCGGCACCCCGCGCTGACCCGCCTCGTTCCTCCGCCGAAATTGCATTCCACGCGGTCTTTTTCGCGTTTCGGCCGCGTGGAATGCAATTTCGGCGCAGGTCAGGACTTGCGCAGGATCTTGGCGGCCATCTCGCGCATCTCACCGCTGGTCGACGCGACGATCTGGCTGCGGTTCTCCAGGTGCAGCGCGGCCTCCAGGCTGGCGGCCCCCAGGTTGGCCCACAGCACCTGCTTGGTCGACTCCAGGCCGAATTTGCCGTAGCCGCAGAGGGTCTCGGCGATGGTTAACGCCTCGTCGAGGGCCGGGTCGGCCACCCGTGACACCAGCCCGAGCCGCAACGCCTCGTCGGCGTCGACCGCGCGGGCGGTCAGGATCATGTCGAAGGCCGGTCCGGCGCCGATGACGCGCGGCAGCGTGTAGCTCACCCCGATGTCGCACCCGCCGAGCCCGAGCTTGATGAACTGCGTGCAGAACCGCGCCGTCGGTGCCGCGACCCGGATGTCACATGCGGCGGCGATGCCGAGCCCGCCGCCGTAGGCCACGCCGTTGACCGCCGCGATCACCGGCTGCCGTAACCGGTGGATCTTGGCGGTGAGGTCGGCGATGCGTTCCTGCCAGCGCATGCCCGAGCGGGGGAACTCGGTGCCGCCGCCGGTCTGCTCCGGGTTGGGCGCGCTCAGGTCGAGGCCGGCGCAGAAGCCGCGCCCCGCGCCCGTCAGCACCACGACGCGGCAGGTGTTGTCGTCGGCCAGAGTGTCGAGGGCCCGGTGCAGTTCCTCGACCAGTTCGTAGGACAGCGCGTTGAGCTTGTCGGGCCGGTTGAGGGTCACAACAGTGATCTCCGGCCGGGGGTGGGCGATCTCGACGACGGGCGACATGCCCGTCACGTTAACTGCTTCGCCAGCCCGCCACGCCGACAGTGATCATCCTCAGTTGCTTGATCGCGATCCGGCGGATCTCGGCGACGCCGGCGGGGTCGGTGGTGTCCTCGAGCGACTCGGCGATCACGATCATCGAGTTGACGAACACGCTGGCCAGGATGTTGAGGTCCTCGCTGCTCCACGTGTTGAGGTTCGGGAAGCGGGCCAGGTCGATCGCCAATTCCGAAGTGATCAACCGGATTTCGGTGCGGATCGCGTACCGCAGCACGGTGACGCCGGTGGAGCGTTCGCGACCGATGAAGCGCCAGTGCTCTCGGCGCTGCTGAACCCCGTCGATCAGGATGTCCACCGAGGACTCGATCACCCGGTTCGGGTCGAGCTTGCCTGCGCGCGCGCCGCGCAGCATCTCGCGCAGCGCGCGGAACGACTCGTCGATCAGCACGAGGCCGAGGGCTTCCATGGACTCGAAATGCCGGTAGAACGCCGCGGGCACGATGCCGGCCTCGCGGGTGACCTCGCGCAGGCTCAGTCCGCTGAAGCTGCGTTCGGCGAGCAGATGCAGTGCCGCGGCGACGATCGCGCGGCGGGTGGCTTCCTTGCGTGCCTCGCGCGACAGGGTCTCCCCGCTCTTCTCCCGGGATCTGGAACGTCCCGTTCGCGAGCTGGGCGTACGACTGTTCACTGTGTGAAAACTACCACAAGCTGCATGAACCCCTTGACGTACTCGCAGCAATGCGCGCACGGTGTACATATGTTCACTGAAACGATGACCCGGGTGCGGCGGTCGTCCCTATTGGACCTGCTCACCGGTCCGCACGGGGTGGACCGCTACACCGAGCTGGTCGATCCGACCTGGACCCGCGGCGACGCCCGGGCCCGGGTGGTGGCGGTGCGACGCAGCACGCCGCGCAGTGTGACGCTGACGCTTGCGCCGAACCGGGCCTTCACCGGTTTCCGGGCGGGTCAGCACATCAATTTGTCAATCGAGATCGACGGCCGCCGGCGCACCCGGCCGTATTCGCCGGCCAATGCCGAGGGCGACTCGCTCATCGAGCTGACCGTCGGACGTCACGACGGCGGCCTGGTCTCCACATACCTGTGCGACAAGGCCCGCCCGGGCATGGTCGTCGGGTTGGATTCCGTCGGCGGCGACTTCACGCTGCCGCGCGACGCGGGCCGCCTGCTGTTCGTCTCCGGCGGCAGCGGCATCACCCCGGTGATGTCGATGCTGCGCACACTGCGAGACCGGCGGCACGGCGGGGAAATCACGTTCGTCCACTATGCACGCTCGATGCAGGAGGCCGGCTATCACGCAGAGCTCGCCGACATCGCCCGGGCGATGCCGAATGTAACGGTGCGGCACGGCTTTACCCGTGACCGCAGCGGATCCGACCTGCCGCCGCGCTTCGAGGACCACGCATTCGAGGCCGACGCCGTCTTCGTGTGCGGGCCGCCGGCGCTCGTCGACGCGGTGCGGGCCGTCCATCCGGACGCGCGCTCGGAGAGTTTCGTCCCGCCGGTGTTCACCGGCGAAGCCAGCGGTGGCCGGGTCACTTTCGCCGACAGCGCCGTCGAGCTCACCGACGACGGCCGACCACTGCTCGATCAGGCCGAGTCGGCCTGCAGCCCGAGAGCGGTTGCCGAATGGGCATCTGCTTCTCCTGTACACGCCGCAAGACCAGCGGCGTGGTGCGCAACGTGATCACCGGGGCGGTCTCGACCGCCGAAGAAGAAGACGTGCAGCTCTGCGTCACCGCACCCGTCGGTGACGTCGACATCAACCTGTAACCGCCGAAATTGCATTCCACGCGCTGCTTTTCGCTGAAAGGCCGCCGCGGATGCAATCTCGGCGACACCGAGAGGGAGCACCATGACTGACCTTCTGGACACCACGACCACCCCGCCGCAGCAGACCATCACCAAGACGGTCTCAGGCACGCCCATCACCCTGACCCCGGAGCAGGCCGAGGCGTTCGGCCGCGAGCTCGACGCGCTCAAGGAGGCCGTCGTCGCTGACCTCGGTGAGCGCGACGCCACCTACATCCGGCGGATGATCAAGGCGCAACGCGGCCTCGAAGTGGGCGGGCGGACGCTGCTGTTCGGTGGGATCTTCCCGCCGTTCTGGCTGGCCGGCACCGCGATGCTGGGGCTGAGCAAGATCATCGACAACATGGAGATCGGCCACAACGTCATGCACGGCCAGTACGACTGGATGGGCGACCCGGCGATCTCCAGCCGCAACTTCGAATGGGACACCGCGTGCCCGGCCGACCAGTGGCGGCACTCGCACAACTACATGCACCACACGTACACCAACATCGTCGGCCTGGACCGTGACATCGGCTACGGCATCCTGCGGATGAGCTCCGATCAGCGGTGGCGGCCGTACTACCTGGGCAACCCGGTGTATGCGTTCCTGCTGATGGTGCTGTTCCAGTACGGCGTGGCGCTGCACGAGCTGGAGAGCGAGAAGATCGCCGCCGGCGAGATCACGCTGACCGACAAGCGGGAGATCCTGGACGGCATCTGGGCCAAGACCAAGCAGCAGACGCTCAAGGATTACGTGGCGTTCCCGCTGCTGGCCGGGCCGTTCGCGCCGTGGGTGTTCGCCGGGAACATGACCGCGAACCTGATGCGCAACGTGTGGTCGTACATGATCATCTTCTGCGGGCACTTCCCCGAGGACGTGCAGGAGTTCTCCATCGAGGAGACCAAGGCCGAGACCCGCGGGCAGTGGTACTTCCGTCAGGTGCTCGGCTCGGCGAACCTGACGGGGGGCAAGCTGTTCCACATCCTCTCCGGCAACCTGTCCTTCCAGATCGAGCACCACCTGTTCCCCGACATCCCGGCGTTCCGGCATGCGGAGATCGCACCCAAGGTGCAGGAGATCTGTGAGCGCTTCGGCGTGCCCTACAACACCGGCCCGCTGCCGCGGCAGTTCGCGACGGTGGTGCGCAAGATCGTGAAGTTCGCGCTGCCCTTCTAGACCTTCGCGCCGAAATTGCATTCCACGCGGTCCTCACCCGGGATTTGGCGCGTGGAATGCAATTTCGTCGTGGGGAGCTCGGGGACGTAGGTCTTGTGGCGGGGGCCGCCGCATGGTGGGGTGTGCGAGGTCGGACCCTCTGTGCGGAAGGAAGCTCTTTATGCGTGCTGCGTTGGCGGCGATGTCGGTGGTGGCTGCAGGTGCCGTGGGCGGCATGGGGGTGGCGTGGGCCCAACCGGTGCCTGACGCCGGCCAGCTGACCGCCGAACTGCGGCAGGTGCTCAACACCGGCGCCCCGGCGAGTGAGCGCGCGGCGAAGCTGGCCGGTGGCGACGCGGCGGTGCCGACCGCCGACAACATCGCCAATCGCCTGAACACCTACGGCGGCATGGTCAACTGGCAGGTGCAGAACCCGGTGCTCAACGGCGACCGGCTCGACGCGCAGATCGCGGTGACGATCCCGATCTTCGGCACCAAGACCCACGACATCTACTGGGTCGACCAGGACGGCGCATGGAAGCTGTCCAACCCGTCGGCGTGCGTGATCGCGCGCGACGTCGCCGGCGTCGACTGCACGGTGTAAACCTTCGCCGAAATTGCATTCCACGCGGCCGCTACGCCGAATGCGCCGCGCTGAGAGCAGTTTCGGCGAAGCGGTACGCATAGGCGTATGACGGGATCTGCACGGCTCCGCGCCAGCCGCGGGCCCGCATCGCCCCGTTCAACCGGTTGAGCACGACGACGGGGTCGTCCTCCTTGACGACCGTGGTGACATGCCAGCCCAGGCGGAGAAGTTCCGGCATGACGCGCCGGTCCTTGAGGTACTGCGCGCGGTCCGATTGGTGCTGCTCGCCGTCATACTCGAAAGCAACCCCGTAGTCCTCCCAGCCGAAATCGAGGACACGGACATGTCGGTCGTATTCGTCGACGACGCGGATCTGGGTTGCCGGCACCGGGAACCGCGCGTCGATCACCAGCTTGCGCCACCACGACTCGCGTGGTGACTCCGCACCGCCGTCGACGAACGGCAGCAGCGCTTTCACGCGGGCGACCCCGCGAGCGCCTTTGTACCGCTGAGTCAGCATCATTACGTCGTCGAGCGAGAAGGGCTCGGCCCGCATCAGCGCGTCGAGGCGTGCCAGGGCCTCGTAGTCGGGGCGGAAGCGGCCGAGGTCGAATGCGGTACGTGCGGGCGTGGCGGTGGGTATGCCGTCCAATAGCTGCCACTCGTCGGGGGCCAGGCGGTCAGCGCGGGCAACGATGCCCGCCGGGGGCCGTGGCCACTTGTAGATCAGCTCCACATCGACGGCGGTGTCGATCCAGCCCGACCCGTGCAGTGCCGAAGCCGCGAGTCCTGTCACGACGCCCTGGCGCCGGGACCACAGCCAGGCGCCCAGAGTGCGATCGCGCAGCGTGACCTCCCTGTCGATCGGTGCGTGCACGTTCGGATAGATCGGGCGGTACCAGCGTCGGAGCCGATGACTGGTCAGGGTGCCGTTGGCGACGGACTCTGTTCCGATGATCACGTTTCCCATGTTTCCCATGGCCGAATGATCGACGGCGACGCCGACAGCTTTCGTCGAGATTGCTTGCAACGCTGGAGTTATCCACAGAACGGCGCGTGGAATGCAATTTCGGCGGGGAGCTAGCGTTGGCAGGTGGGGCACCAGTAGGTGACGCGATCGCCGCCCTTGTCCGTCTCGATCCGTGTACCGCAGCGGCGACACGGCAGACCGGCCCGGCCGTACACCCACACGTCCTGGCCGGGCCGGGTGTTGCCGGTCGTGGTGCGGTTGAGCCGAGTCCGGTTGAGCCACAACATCTGCTGTGCACGGCTGACCAGGCGCAGCGGGTCGGACACCTCGCCGACGGCGGTGCCGGGCCGCAGCCCGAACACGAAGCACAGCTCGTTGGCGTAGACGTTGCCCACGCCGGCCATCACGCGTTGATCCAGCAGCGCCTCGGCCAGCGGGCGGGATGGGTCGGTCATCAGGTTCTCTGCCGCCACAGACGCCGACCAGTCGGCGCCGAGGAGGTCCGGACCGAGGTGGGCGACGGCGTCCATGTCGGTGGCGCGGTCCAGGATCTCCAGTATCCCGAGGTCGACGCCGAAGGCCCGCGACTGCGCGGTCTCCAGCACGATGCGGATCTTGTACGCGGGCACCCGGACCCGGCCGATCACCCAGGCGCCGTCCATCTTCAGGTGCGAGTGGATGCTGGCCTGCCCGACGCGGATGAACAGATGCTTGCCCCGGCTGAGCACTTCGTCGACGACCTGACCGCTGAGGTCGACCGCTGCGTACCGGGGCACCCGGACGTCGCAGCGGGTCAACTCCCGGCCCTCGAGTGCCTCGCGGAGTTTCAGGGCCGTGCGAAAGACGGTGTCTCCCTCTGGCATCAGCGCAACCGCAGGCCTCGGGGGGTGCGCGAAAAGCCCGCGGTCGCCAGTGCCTCGACCACCACCGACTCTCGGCTCTCCAGCACCGGCACCCCGTCCACGCGTTCCACCAGCAGACCCGGAACCCGTTGCCGCGACACCAGTTCGGCCAGAGTCGCAGCGGCGGCGTTGGCGATCTCGGCATCGGCGGTGAAGCTCAGCAGCGAACGGCCGCCCCGCTCGACGAACCACGCCAGCTCCCCGTCGACGAGCACCACCAGCGCGCCGGCCTTACGCCCGGGACGATGCGCGGTCTCGCCGTCACCGCCGCGAGCCGGCCAGGGCAGCGCGGCGCCGTACGGATTGGCCGGATCGGTCGCGGCCAACGCGATCGCGCGCAGCGTGTGCTGTTTGTCGTCGATGCTGTCGGCATAGCTGCGCAGCCGGTCGACGGTGCTGGCCGTCGCGAACTGTGCGCCGCCCAGCGACTCGACGAAGTAACCACGCTGGCACCGGCCCGCCTCCTCCATCGTGGTCAGCACCTTGTACATCGACGCGAACCCGCCGGGCACGTTCTCGGCCGCCACCGCGCCCCTGGTCAGCACCCCGTGCCGGGTCAGCAGCTGCTCGGCCTGATAGTGCGCCCGCATCGTGGTGTCGACCTCGGCGATCGGCAGCGCTGACCAGCGTCCGGCCACTGTGGGATCGGTGTCGCGGTGCGCGCTCAGGCTCGACGTGCTCAGGCTGTACCGGCTCAGCCGCGGCGCGCGCCGGTGCCGATGCGACGGCGTGGCCGACCGGCGCTGCCCCGACCCACGGGTGCCCGCCAGCAGCGCACGCACCGGCGCGAAAGTGTCACCACCCACGTAACCAGCCCAGATCAACTGCCACAACGCCTCTTTCAGCGACTCCGTGGTCGTCCCGTCGACCGAGAGCTGCCGGAAGAAGTAGGCCCCGCCACCGGACAGCGCGCCCAGGATCGTGTGGTGGACGTCGGTCAGGTCGAGCTCACCCGGCGGCGCCAGCGACAGTGGCGCGGTCTCGGCGAGGTGGAACGCCACCCACCCGTCGGCCGCCGACAGTGACCCGGCGCCCGACCACAGCACCTCCCCGGAGGCCAACAGCTCGTCGAGCATGCCGGGTTGGTAGTCGCGCACCCGCTGCCCGAAGATCAGCGGCTCGACCGCTGAGGCCGGCATCGGCACGCCGGCGAGCTGGTCGATCACCGCGGCCAGCCCGTCGACGCCCGAGACCGTGTCGCTGCCGAGCATCTGCCAGGACGGCAGGAAGCGGCCGAACGCGGCGGTGCTGACCGGCTCGATCTGGGCGCGCAGCGCCGCCAGTGAGCGGCGGCGCAGGATCCGCAGCACTTCCGCATCACACCACTGGTCACCGGAATCGATTGGCACATCGGTGAACTCGCCGCGCACCAGTTTGCCGTCGGCGGCCAGCCGGCCCAGCACGT contains:
- a CDS encoding glycerol-3-phosphate dehydrogenase/oxidase; amino-acid sequence: MTDPIPAPGNGQTFLSPRQREGAWDRLGSEQFDVIVIGGGIVGAGAALDAATRGLKVALVEARDFASGTSSRSSKMFHGGLRYLEQLEFGLVREALHERELSLTTLAPHLVKPLPFLFPLTNRGWERPYIAAGIFLYDQLGGAKSVPPQKHLTRAGALRLCPGLKRSSLIGGIRYYDTVVDDARHTMTVARTAAHYGAVVRTSTQVVAMLREGDRVTGVRVRDSEDGSVTEVRGHVVVNATGVWTDEIQALSKQRGRFRVRASKGVHIVVPRDRIVSEVAIILRTEKSVLFVIPWGTHWIIGTTDTDWNLDLAHPAATKADIDYILGHVNKVLATPLSHDDIDGVYAGLRPLLAGESEETSKLSREHAVAVPAPGLVAIAGGKYTTYRVMGQDAIDAAAEFVPTRVATSITEKVPLLGADGYFAMVNQTQSVGAYYGLHPYRVRHLLDRYGSLIGEVLSLADSRPELLEPITEAPVYLKVEAAYAAVAEGALHLEDILARRMRISIEYPHRGVDCAREVAEVVAPVLGWSAEDVDREVGTYLARVEAEVLSQTQPDDESADALRVAAPEARAEILEPVPLN
- a CDS encoding pseudouridine synthase; its protein translation is MRRPAPLPVRDGLGPARVRLRGGAVLVEFADRFGEAAAQKVLDGEVFTADGEVVGAGTVLQPNSVVYLYRDLPDEVPVPFDMPIVYRDENVVVVDKPHFLSTMPRGSHVAETALVRLRRELDVPELSPAHRLDRLTAGVLVFTTRRTVRGAYQTMFARGEVTKTYLARSSAPTTGREFPVTARSRIVKRRGLLQAVEEPGEPNAETVVEFLGDGRYRLTPRTGRTHQLRVHMNSLGLPIDGDPLYPDVLEVAVGDFSTPLKLLAQTLEFTDPITGLRRRFTSERSL
- a CDS encoding SDR family oxidoreductase, which encodes MDRTSFDRLFDMTDRTVVVTGGTRGIGLALAEGYVLAGARVVVASRKAEACEKAAQHLRELGGSAIGVPTHLGEVEDLGALVERTVAEFGGLDVVVNNAANPLAQPFGQMTGDALTKSFEVNLRGPVLLVQEALPHLKASEHAAVLNMVSVGAFIFAPMLSIYASMKAAMMSFTRSMAAEFVQHGIRVNALAPGPVDTDMMRKNPQAAIDGMVGGTLLGRLASADEMVGPALLLTSDAGSYITGQVIIADGGGTPR
- a CDS encoding enoyl-CoA hydratase-related protein, whose protein sequence is MSPVVEIAHPRPEITVVTLNRPDKLNALSYELVEELHRALDTLADDNTCRVVVLTGAGRGFCAGLDLSAPNPEQTGGGTEFPRSGMRWQERIADLTAKIHRLRQPVIAAVNGVAYGGGLGIAAACDIRVAAPTARFCTQFIKLGLGGCDIGVSYTLPRVIGAGPAFDMILTARAVDADEALRLGLVSRVADPALDEALTIAETLCGYGKFGLESTKQVLWANLGAASLEAALHLENRSQIVASTSGEMREMAAKILRKS
- a CDS encoding TetR family transcriptional regulator, yielding MNSRTPSSRTGRSRSREKSGETLSREARKEATRRAIVAAALHLLAERSFSGLSLREVTREAGIVPAAFYRHFESMEALGLVLIDESFRALREMLRGARAGKLDPNRVIESSVDILIDGVQQRREHWRFIGRERSTGVTVLRYAIRTEIRLITSELAIDLARFPNLNTWSSEDLNILASVFVNSMIVIAESLEDTTDPAGVAEIRRIAIKQLRMITVGVAGWRSS
- a CDS encoding acyl-CoA desaturase, with product MTDLLDTTTTPPQQTITKTVSGTPITLTPEQAEAFGRELDALKEAVVADLGERDATYIRRMIKAQRGLEVGGRTLLFGGIFPPFWLAGTAMLGLSKIIDNMEIGHNVMHGQYDWMGDPAISSRNFEWDTACPADQWRHSHNYMHHTYTNIVGLDRDIGYGILRMSSDQRWRPYYLGNPVYAFLLMVLFQYGVALHELESEKIAAGEITLTDKREILDGIWAKTKQQTLKDYVAFPLLAGPFAPWVFAGNMTANLMRNVWSYMIIFCGHFPEDVQEFSIEETKAETRGQWYFRQVLGSANLTGGKLFHILSGNLSFQIEHHLFPDIPAFRHAEIAPKVQEICERFGVPYNTGPLPRQFATVVRKIVKFALPF
- the nei2 gene encoding endonuclease VIII Nei2, yielding MPEGDTVFRTALKLREALEGRELTRCDVRVPRYAAVDLSGQVVDEVLSRGKHLFIRVGQASIHSHLKMDGAWVIGRVRVPAYKIRIVLETAQSRAFGVDLGILEILDRATDMDAVAHLGPDLLGADWSASVAAENLMTDPSRPLAEALLDQRVMAGVGNVYANELCFVFGLRPGTAVGEVSDPLRLVSRAQQMLWLNRTRLNRTTTGNTRPGQDVWVYGRAGLPCRRCGTRIETDKGGDRVTYWCPTCQR